Proteins from a single region of Engystomops pustulosus chromosome 5, aEngPut4.maternal, whole genome shotgun sequence:
- the XRCC2 gene encoding DNA repair protein XRCC2 produces MTSSQVLSPAGARPVPCGSVSGTMSDDFRRAESGTQLLARLEGRASLKELEPLLFASGDCPLHGDIIEFHGPEGSGKTEMFCHLISRCILPVSEGGLQVEVVYIDTDYHFDMLRLVTILEHRLSRSDEETVKQCLSRFFLVYCSSSIQLLLTLYSLENMFCSRPSLCLLIIDSLSSFYWIDRNNGGETVSRQEANIRKCIELLDKLIKEYKLVLFASTQTLMQKMHNEKSEASNSEKSSVVDFKPYLCKLWQNVTTNRVFFSKELKHESDKATFSVTSCHLKSNNVIRRSFVITEAGAEFIP; encoded by the exons atgacatcatcacaggtcctctcCCCAGCAGGAGCTCGGCCGGTGCCGTGCGGCTCAGTGTCCGGGACAATGAGCGATGATTTCCGTAGAGCCGAGTCTGGCACCCAG CTCCTTGCAAGACTGGAGGGACGCGCCTCTCTGAAGGAACTGGAGCCCTTGCTCTTTGCCAGTGGAGATTGCCCTTTACATG GTGATATCATTGAGTTCCATGGTCCAGAAGGCTCTGGAAAAACAGAGATGTTTTGCCATCTTATCTCCCGGTGTATTTTGCCAGTGTCAGAAGGTGGCTTACAAGTTGAGGTCGTCTACATAGACACAGACTATCACTTTGACATGCTTCGTCTAGTCACTATACTGGAGCACCGCTTGTCACGTAGCGACGAAGAGACTGTGAAGCAATGTCTGAGCAGGTTTTTCCTCGTCTACtgtagtagtagtatacagctgctcCTCACACTTTACTCTCTGGAGAACATGTTCTGCAGTCGTCCTTCTCTGTGTCTATTAATCATTGATAGTCTCTCGTCTTTCTACTGGATTGACCGGAATAACGGAGGAGAGACCGTCTCCAGGCAGGAGGCTAACATTCGGAAATGCATAGAGCTTCTCGATAAGTTGATCAAGGAGTACAAGCTGGTGCTCTTTGCCTCCACACAAACTCTAATGCAGAAGATGCACAACGAGAAGAGTGAAGCGTCAAATTCTGAGAAGTCCTCTGTCGTAGACTTCAAACCCTATCTGTGTAAACTGTGGCAGAACGTCACTACAAACAGAGTATTTTTCTCCAAAGAACTAAAACATGAGAGTGATAAGGCGACATTTTCTGTGACTTCCTGCCACCTGAAGAGCAACAATGTCATCAGGCGCTCATTTGTCATAACCGAAGCTGGAGCAGAGTTTATTCCATAA